AAACCGCCACACCAAATAAAGCGATAAAACCTATACCTGCAGAAATACTAAACGGCATTCCGCGAAGCAACAAAGCGAATACGCCACCAATAGCAGCCATAGGAATAGCAGTGAAGATAATAGCAGCTTCTTTTACAGAATGAAAAGTAAAATACAGCATTATAAAAATAAGCAACAAAGCTGCCGGAACAGCAATCATTAACCGTGCAGAAGCTTCTTGAAGATTCTTAAATGTACCTCCATAAGTAAGATAATAACCAGTAGGGAGATAAAAGCTTTCCAACTTCTGCTGAATATCTTTTACCACAGATTGCACATCCCTGTCTTTTACATTAAAGCCAATAACAATCCTTCGTTTTGCATCTTCACGACTTATTTGTGCAGGGCCCTCTTTTAACGCCACTGTAGCCACTTGGCTTAATGGAATCTGGATGCCGCTGGATGTTGGAATGTATAAATTGGAAACATCATCAATTGAAATGCGATGGGCAGAGTCAAGGCGTACAACCAAATCAAACCTTCTTTCATTTTCAAAAACAACTCCTGCCTTTTTGCCTGCAAAAGCAGTACTCACAACATTATTTACATCTTCAATATTCAATCCATAATTGGCAATCCGGTTCCGGTCATAAGTAATCGTTATTTGAGGAAGACCTGTTGTGCGTTCTACTTTTGGCGTTTCCACTCCCGGAACTGTTTGAATAACCTTTGCAATCTGTGGTCCTAAAGCAGCCAATGTATCTAAGTTATCGCCAAAAACTTTTATGGCCACGTCTTGCTTTACGCCGGTCATCAATTCATTGAAACGCATTTGTATTGGCTGGCTTGCTTCGACAGAAGCACCAGGTATTTGCTTTAGTTTGTCTTCCATTAACTCCGCCAGTTTTTTATAATCCTTTGTTGTCGTCCAATCTTTTTTATCTTTTAAAATAATCATCAAATCGGTAGCTTCTGGCGGCATTGGGTCTGTAGGTATTTCTGCACTCCCTGTTTTTGCAATTACCTCTTTTACTTCGGGAAAAGACTTGATAATTCGGGAAGCTTGCATGGCCGATTCTTTACTTTGGGAAAGAGACGTTCCTTGCGGCATGACAAACTCAAATGCATAATTACCTTCTTCCAATTGAGGAATAAATTCGCCACCCATTCTGCTAAAAATAATAATAGAGATGAGGGTTAGCAAGCCTGCGGCACCAATTACCCCATACTTAAATCTGACCGCCCAATGGATAACAGGTGTGTATAAACGCTGAAAGAAATTCATCATTCTGTCTGCAAATGTTACCTTATGTTTACTGTTTTTTGAAAGAAATAAAGAAGATACCATCGGAATATAAGTAAGCGAAAGAATTAATGCGCCTAAGATGGCGAAGCCAACTACTTCAGCCATAGGGCGAAACATTTTGCCCTCTATCCCCTGCAAGGAAAGAATTGGTAAATAAACAATCAGGATAATTATTTGCCCAAAAGCTGCGGAGCTCATCATCTGTTTTGCACTGCCGCTAACCGTTTCATCCATTTGCTTTTGCGTTATCTTCCCCGATAACTTATTTGAATAAGAAAGTTTATGCAGCACATGTTCTACAATTATCACAGCGCCATCTACAATTAATCCAAAATCAATGGCGCCAAGACTCATCAGGTTGGCTGAAACGCCAAACACATTCATTAGGCCCAATGCGAAAAGAAGCGATAAAGGGATAGCAGAAGCCACAATTAAACCTGCCCGAAAATTTCCTAAGAATATTATTAAAACAAGAATGACAATTAAAGCCCCTTCTGTCAAATTTCTTTCAACAGTGGTGATGGCTCTTTTGACTAAATCGGTTCTATCGAGGTAAGGTTCTATGTCTACATCAGCAGGCAAAGATTTTTTAATAATTTCCATTTTCGCCTTCACGCGATTGGTGACTTCCGCGCTGTTAGCACCTTTCAGCATCATCACGATACCACCCACTACTTCGTGGTCTCCGTTTCTTGTCATCGCACCATACCTGATTGCATGACCGAAACGTACATTAGCTACATCCCTGATCAATACAGGAATACCACCGGTATTTTTTACAACAATTTTTCCAATATCATCCAATGAAGTTACTAAACCAATGCCTCTGATAAAATATGCATCCGGTCCTTTTTCTATATAAGCGCCTCCCGTATTTTGATTATTTTTTTCCAAAGCGGTAAAGATTTCCGGTATGGTTATATTCATTGCTTTGAGCTTGTCGGGATTAACCGCTACTTCGTATTGTTTCAACATTCCACCAAAACTGTTTACCTCCGCAATGCCGGGCGTACCGTACAATTGACGGGCAACAATCCAATCCTGCATGGTTCTTAAATCAGAAGAACTGTATTTGTTTTCGCTTCCTTTCTTGGGGTGGATTACATACTCATATATTTGCCCCAAACCAGTACTAACTGGCGCTAATTCAGGCGTTCCGACACCTTTGGGAATTTCTTCCTCCGCCGATTTTAATTTTTCATTGATAAGTTGACGGGCAAAATAAATATTTACATTATCCTTAAAAACAACCGTAACAACTGATAAACCGAAACGGGAAATAGACCGGATTTTTTCAAGGTCGGGCAAATTGGCAATGCTTTGTTCTATCGGATAGGTAACAAATTGTTCTACTTCTTGGGTAGCCAGTGTAGGTGTAACCGTTATAATCTGCACCTGATTATTGGTAATATCCGGAACTGCATCTATCGGCAACTGTGTGGCACTCCATACACCCCAAACAACAAGCGCCAACGTCATTACGCCAATGACAAGTTTATTTTTTAGACTAAACTGTATAATTTTTTCTAACATTAATATAAATTTCTAAACATGAGATAACAATACGCTGTAACCAAAAGGCTTCAGGGTATAATACTAAACCGGAAATGTTATATTAATTGTGGTGGTTGCCAAACGGGAAGGGAAATATCAACAGCTTCAGAAGGGAGAAAAACGCCTTTCAGTTTGTTTACTGTAAATGAAATTACAGGAGATGATGAAGGAGAATCACTGATTGTAAAACCTACACAACAAGAGCATGGGAAAAAGGGAGAGCAGATATCACTTTTTGGATTATCCTGTTGATGAGATGCTTTTTTAAACTCTGTTTTCGTTTTGCACACGACATTAACGTCATCAGTGCAGGGTATCACACTCATTGCCAAAACCATTATCGCCAATATAAAAGCTAAAAACTTCATCGCAGGCAAAGATAAGAGCTTCCCTATTATTTTTTAAAAAAAAGTTAATAATTGAAAGATTTATTATAAGTTTCATAATGACTTTGACCTCAGAAAGCAATGTCATTAAGTTAAGTTTTGATGTAGTTGCTGGTGAGACCACCTGCAACGCCAGTTATGGTGGCTGAGGACTTCACCAACCATTAACTTAACCCCAATCAAACACAATTTATTATCTCTTCGAAGTAAGAGAACCAGGTCACGGATAGTCTTTAGTTTTTTTATTTAATCTGGGAAATGTAAAAAGTGATAATAATCGCGATAGGCTGTACAATAAAAGTAATAGAAATGCCAAATAAATATTATGTCACTTCTGCCAAAGAACTTCAAATTAATACCCGTATTTTTCTTTCCATAAGTTTTTTAAAAACCTGCGAAATTCCTCTTCGCGAGGCGTTTTTCCGGGATTGTAAAATCTTGTTCCGGCAATTTGTTCTGGCAGATATTCCTGTCCTGCAAAGCTGTTTTCAAAGTTATGTGCATATTGGTAATCTTTGCCATAATCCATTTGCTTCATCAATTTTGTAGGTGCGTTGCGTAAATGCAGTGGCAGCGGCAGATCGCCGGTTTTATTGACCAACGCAATTGCGTCATTTATAGCTCTATAACTAGCATTACTCTTTGAACTAGAGGCCAGATAAATGGCACATTGCGACAAAATGATACGTGATTCAGGATATCCAATTTTGGTTACGGCATCAAATGTTGCATTCGCTAGCAAAAGTGCATTAGCATTGGCATTTCCGATATCTTCACTCGCGAAAATTACCATTCGCCGGGCAATGAATTTTACATCCTCCCCTCCTTCAATCATTCTAGCCAGATAATATACAGCTGCATTTGGATCGCTACCACGCATACTTTTGATGAAGGCGGAAATAATGTCGTAATGCTGTTCCCCCTTTTTGTCATATAAGGCAATTTTTTGTTGTGCAATCTGCATTACTGCTTCATCTGTAATAATAATCTTTTTTGAATGACGCTCGTTTAAAGTGTTTACACAGAGTTCCAGTAAATTCAATAATTTGCGAGCATCACCTCCGGAAATGCGCAATAGTGCTTCTGTTTCTTTTAATTCAATGGGAAGTTCTTTAAAGAGGATATCATCTTTAATCGCGTGAAATAATAATGCACTTAAATCTTCTTTACTTAACGGTTTCAGGACATAGACTTGACAACGACTCAATAAAGCAGCGTTAACTTCAAAGGAAGGGTTCTCTGTTGTGGCACCAATTAAGGTAATAATGCCTTTTTCTACAGCCCCCAGCAAAGCATCTTGTTGCCCTTTATTGAAGCGGTGTATTTCGTCAATAAATAAAACAGCCCCTACTTGTTTTTTTGCATTTTCTAATACATCGCGCACATCTTTTACACCACTACTAATGGCACTCAGTTGATAGAAAGGAACCTGTAAATTATTAGCGATGATATTGGCAATCGTTGTTTTACCTACCCCCGGAGGCCCCCATAAAATCATTGACGGGACCTTGCCTTTTTCGATTGCTGTGCGCAGAATACTTCCTAATCCAGTAAGATGTTGTTGACCTGCTAATTTATCCAAAGTGACAGGTCGAAGTCTTTCTGCTAAAGGTATTACTTCATTCATTGAACAAATTTATTGTATTCTTTTATATTCCTATAATTTCATTCAGGATCTATAAGAAGGCAAACTCCTTTATTGTAATGCGTTATTGGTAAGATACCAGGCATTATTTTCCAGAAATAAAACCTATTCCTGTTCTATTCAAATACAAAATGCTCATTAAAAAACGAGCATTTTGTGGATATAATTTTTATAACTTAGACTTTTACCAAACTTTAATCAACCTTACTCCATGTGAAGCGACCGGCGTGACAAAACTGTTTTTATATTTTCCTAAATCTTTTTGTCGCCACAAGTCTCGTACATGCTCTTTTTTAGACAATCCCAAATCTTTCCAATGAATGGTAATATCCTTTGTTTGTTTTGAAATATTAAAGACACCAATGGCATGTGAACCATCACTTAATTCCTTAACCCATATCTGATAATCATTGTTTTTAATAATTTGCCTTGCTTGTTTGCCTAATACATCTTGATCTAAAGCAATTACGTCATCATTGGTTAAAAGGCTTGTGGTAAAGTTGTCTAGGCGACTCATATCACATCCGATAAGTAATGGAGCAGATAGTAAACACCACATGCTGATATGCGTGTATTGCTCATCGGGTGTGAGTTTGGTAGGATGTAAATGATCACCCCAGCCTAACATCCCCACAATCAACATATCCGGGTCGTTCCAGTGGCCGGGAGAGGCATAAGGGTATAATGATGCTTGGCTAAACCAAATACCTGTAAGGCTCTTCCAACTGTCATTAATATCACCTGTCGTGCGCCAGCTATTGCCTCCGACTTCTGGAGCCCATTTCCAGGAGTCTCTCATGCCATATTGACAAAGGCTGTAATAAATATCTCTATGTTGCTGAGCTAAGGCTTTTTCCATAGTGAAATAAGGTTTTTTAAATGCAGCAACAGAAGTATCTCCTTCCTTTTTATACACATCTCCATAACTACACCAGTCATATTTCAGATAATCTACGCCCCAGTTTGCATAAGTAGTGGCATCTTGCAATTCATGTTGGTAAGAGCCTAAGAAACCACCGCATGTACGGGTGCCGGGTGAAGAATAGATACCAAATTTTAATCCTTGTGCATGCAACCAGTCACTTAAAGATTTCATGTCCGGGAATTTATTATTGCTTGCAATAGAGCCATTTGTATTGCGATGTTCAGCTTCCCATCCATCATCTATATTAATATAAGACCAGCCGTGATCAATAAGGCCTTTATCTATCATCGCTTGTGCCGATGCTTTTACTCTTTCTGCATTTACACTCAATCCCCAGCAATTCCAACTATTCCAGCCCATTGCCGGTGTAAGACCTAATAGCTCTCCTACCTTTATTGTAAAATCCCTCTGTGCTTTTCCTAAAGTATTCGATGCAATTATCTTCATCTTATAGTCGCCGCGGGTATTAAGAACGCCGGTGATGATGCCGGTATGTTCATCGACTGTTAATCCATCTGGCAGATGTTCTACCTTGTAATGCATGGGTTTGGTTCCTGATACCGCAATTTTATATAATACCGGAGAGCCAGGTCTTACGCCAAATACTGCTGCACCATT
The Arachidicoccus soli DNA segment above includes these coding regions:
- a CDS encoding DUF6660 family protein; translation: MKFLAFILAIMVLAMSVIPCTDDVNVVCKTKTEFKKASHQQDNPKSDICSPFFPCSCCVGFTISDSPSSSPVISFTVNKLKGVFLPSEAVDISLPVWQPPQLI
- a CDS encoding CusA/CzcA family heavy metal efflux RND transporter; translated protein: MLEKIIQFSLKNKLVIGVMTLALVVWGVWSATQLPIDAVPDITNNQVQIITVTPTLATQEVEQFVTYPIEQSIANLPDLEKIRSISRFGLSVVTVVFKDNVNIYFARQLINEKLKSAEEEIPKGVGTPELAPVSTGLGQIYEYVIHPKKGSENKYSSSDLRTMQDWIVARQLYGTPGIAEVNSFGGMLKQYEVAVNPDKLKAMNITIPEIFTALEKNNQNTGGAYIEKGPDAYFIRGIGLVTSLDDIGKIVVKNTGGIPVLIRDVANVRFGHAIRYGAMTRNGDHEVVGGIVMMLKGANSAEVTNRVKAKMEIIKKSLPADVDIEPYLDRTDLVKRAITTVERNLTEGALIVILVLIIFLGNFRAGLIVASAIPLSLLFALGLMNVFGVSANLMSLGAIDFGLIVDGAVIIVEHVLHKLSYSNKLSGKITQKQMDETVSGSAKQMMSSAAFGQIIILIVYLPILSLQGIEGKMFRPMAEVVGFAILGALILSLTYIPMVSSLFLSKNSKHKVTFADRMMNFFQRLYTPVIHWAVRFKYGVIGAAGLLTLISIIIFSRMGGEFIPQLEEGNYAFEFVMPQGTSLSQSKESAMQASRIIKSFPEVKEVIAKTGSAEIPTDPMPPEATDLMIILKDKKDWTTTKDYKKLAELMEDKLKQIPGASVEASQPIQMRFNELMTGVKQDVAIKVFGDNLDTLAALGPQIAKVIQTVPGVETPKVERTTGLPQITITYDRNRIANYGLNIEDVNNVVSTAFAGKKAGVVFENERRFDLVVRLDSAHRISIDDVSNLYIPTSSGIQIPLSQVATVALKEGPAQISREDAKRRIVIGFNVKDRDVQSVVKDIQQKLESFYLPTGYYLTYGGTFKNLQEASARLMIAVPAALLLIFIMLYFTFHSVKEAAIIFTAIPMAAIGGVFALLLRGMPFSISAGIGFIALFGVAVLNGIVLISTFNQLAKDGITDVVQRVYEGTRIRLRPVLMTATVASLGFLPMAISTSAGAEVQKPLATVVIGGLITATLLTLVVLPLLYITFTKAKKAGKRSMSKVLTILAIIFISQSFFVQKASAQTRISFDAAYDTALINNLQIHASDLQIQKSRTLQNTWLDIPKTGVFAENEDINPQDKQGVLKIGLSQSIEWPGVYKARKKLLEQQVKSVEISKRLRALEIKKDVQNTYYNLWYLQSKQSLWQRLDSLYSSLAKAALLKVRTGESAGLDSIAAVAKSREVSVQLSLLQRDIIVQQENLKKLLSTSVNYLPEENALQKVPVFFLDSSLNNHPQLQLQQQNINISQAEINVQKQSRYPNFEGRFFSQRLYGLKNPYSGFSVTVGIPLFGGGIYKNKIRAAELESNYQETILDYEQLSLSTNYNQVYQQLLKDKELVNYYENTGLEQAGAILKSANIAYRAGEISFAELSQFLTQAIDIQKNYLDVLNQYNESAIQLNYYLNK
- a CDS encoding putative Ig domain-containing protein, producing MKLFKLISCLFFLCLQVQTFAQKDSLDKYILTPPTSPKPHINGAAVFGVRPGSPVLYKIAVSGTKPMHYKVEHLPDGLTVDEHTGIITGVLNTRGDYKMKIIASNTLGKAQRDFTIKVGELLGLTPAMGWNSWNCWGLSVNAERVKASAQAMIDKGLIDHGWSYINIDDGWEAEHRNTNGSIASNNKFPDMKSLSDWLHAQGLKFGIYSSPGTRTCGGFLGSYQHELQDATTYANWGVDYLKYDWCSYGDVYKKEGDTSVAAFKKPYFTMEKALAQQHRDIYYSLCQYGMRDSWKWAPEVGGNSWRTTGDINDSWKSLTGIWFSQASLYPYASPGHWNDPDMLIVGMLGWGDHLHPTKLTPDEQYTHISMWCLLSAPLLIGCDMSRLDNFTTSLLTNDDVIALDQDVLGKQARQIIKNNDYQIWVKELSDGSHAIGVFNISKQTKDITIHWKDLGLSKKEHVRDLWRQKDLGKYKNSFVTPVASHGVRLIKVW
- a CDS encoding replication-associated recombination protein A, which codes for MNEVIPLAERLRPVTLDKLAGQQHLTGLGSILRTAIEKGKVPSMILWGPPGVGKTTIANIIANNLQVPFYQLSAISSGVKDVRDVLENAKKQVGAVLFIDEIHRFNKGQQDALLGAVEKGIITLIGATTENPSFEVNAALLSRCQVYVLKPLSKEDLSALLFHAIKDDILFKELPIELKETEALLRISGGDARKLLNLLELCVNTLNERHSKKIIITDEAVMQIAQQKIALYDKKGEQHYDIISAFIKSMRGSDPNAAVYYLARMIEGGEDVKFIARRMVIFASEDIGNANANALLLANATFDAVTKIGYPESRIILSQCAIYLASSSKSNASYRAINDAIALVNKTGDLPLPLHLRNAPTKLMKQMDYGKDYQYAHNFENSFAGQEYLPEQIAGTRFYNPGKTPREEEFRRFLKNLWKEKYGY